Genomic segment of Sphingomicrobium marinum:
CTCAACGGCGGGCGCAGCAAAAAACAGCGACACCCCGGCGGTCGCGGCAAGGGCTATAGCGGCTAGGCTTTTCATGCCTGGATATTCGTGCGCGCGGACCGGTCGGTTACAGCCGCGTTGCGCTTGAGCTGGTCTTTCAGCACGCGGATCGGCGGCGCGTAGATAAAGCCGAACGAGACGCAGCCCTCGCGCCCGTCGACAGCGTGGTGCAGGCGATGCGCCTGATAAAGCCGCTGCATATAGCCGCCCTTGGGGACAATGCGGAACGGCCAGCGCTGGTGGACGAGCCCATCGTGCGCGATGAAATAGAGTATGCCGTAGAGCGTGATGCCAACGGCGATCCAGAATAGCCAACCGATCTGCGCGAACGTTGCGCCTGCAAAAAGGCTAATCGCTAATCCAGCGAAAACAACGGCATAGAGGTCGTTCTTTTCGAAGAGTCCAAGACGTTCCTGGTGATGACTTTCGTGCCAACCCCAGCCCAGCGGGCCGTGCATTACCCAGCGGTGCGTGGCATAGGCAGTGATTTCCATCAGCGCGACGACGCCGAGCGCGATCACGATACCCAGCCACAGCGGGAATTCCGTCAGATAATCCAAACTCATAAGCGGTACTTATACTCTTTCATCCGGTCGCTGACAGGTGGAAAAAGGGCCTAGCTTTGTCGCGCTGGAGCAGGATGCAATTCATCCATCGGTCGCGACAGACCGTCGGGGCACACGATGCGGACATGATGCCGTTTGAGCCCGCGCGGTGAATGGACGCCGCAGCTATGCGCGATGGTCCCGACTTCCGTGCGCATATTGTCGACGAAATTGGCGACCTTGTCGGCTTTTTCTTCGGGCACCAGGCCACGCTGCAGGCGTTTGTCGTGCGTGGTTACGCCGGTGGGGCAGCGGTTGGTGTTGCACTTCATCGCCTGGATACAGCCGATCGAGAACATGAAGCCGCGCGCCGAATTCACGAAGTCCGCCCCCGTCGCGAGCGCCCACGCGACATCGCCGGGCGTCACCATCTTGCCCGATGCGACGATCCGAATGCGGTCCTTGAGGCCAAACTGGTTACGCAGGTCGACGACCATCGGCAGGCTTTCGCGGATCGTCAGCCCGACATTGTCCATGAGCGGCATCGGCGCGGCGCCCGTCCCGCCGTCTCCGCTGTCGACCGTGATGAAGTCGGGCGCATCATTGGGATACCCCTTTGAGATATGCTCGAAATAGCTGAGCAGCCAGCCATAGGCGCCGACGACGAACTTGATGCCGACGGGCTTGCCGGTGACGTCGCGCAGTCGCTGGATCATCGCACTAAGGTCTTCGATCGAATCAATTTCAGGATGCCGATTGGGCGAGATCGAGGCTTCGTGCGGGCGAATGCCCCTGATGTTCGCAATCTCCTCGTTGACCTTTTCCGCCGGCAGGATTCCGCCTTTTCCCGGTTTTGCGCCCTGGCTCAGCTTGAGTTCGAACATCCGGACCTGCGGATGGGCAGCCACTTCCTTCAGCTTCTCGTCCGAAAGCTCTCCATCTTCGGTGCGCACGCCATATTTGGCCGTCCCGATCTGGAATATGACGTCGCAATCGCCCTCGAGATGATAGGGTGCGAGGCCCCCTTCGCCGGTATTGAGCCAGCAGCCGGCCTTGGCCGCGCCGAGCGACAATGCCCGGATCGCCGGTTTGGACAGCGAGCCGTAGCTCATCGCCGAGATGTTGAAATAAGACGGCGCCAGATATGGGATACGTGAGCCCTCGCCGATCATCAGCGCGTCGGCTTCGACGGCATCTTCGTCCAGTGTCGGCCACGCACAATTGACGAAAATCGGCGTGCCTACAGGTTGCAGGTTCTTGGTCGATCCGAAGGCGAGCGTGTTGCCCTTACCACTGGCCGCGCGGTCAACCCATTCGCGCTGGGCCCGATTAAAGGGCATCTCCTCGCGGTCCATCGCGAAGAAGTATTGGCGGAAAAACTCGCCGAGTTCGGAAAAGATGTGGCGGAAGCGTCCGATGACGGGATAGTTGCGCCGCACCGCGTCCCTGGTCTGGGTGATATCGATGACAAACAGCACCACCCCGAGCAGCAGCAGCAGCCCTACAACCCAGATGAAGATGACAGCCAGCGTCTCCGCTACGTTGCTCATTCCCACGCTATTGCTCCCTTCAGGCCGCTCCTTGCTAGCAATTCGAAGCCAGTTGGCAAAAAGCTACTTCATTCTATGATGGCGGTTTGTCGCGTCTTCACCATGATCGATAGGGGGCAATGATCGAAGACGACTGCCACGATGATGAAGCGCAGAAGGGCGCGGAAAGCGTCTTCGTCAGCTATAGCCGCGAAAACGAAGACGCGGCACAGCGGATCGTGCGCCTGCTCGAAGCGCAGGGCTTCGACGTGTGGTGGGATGCGCTCATCCAGGGCGGCAATCGTTTTGCCGATCTTATCGAGGCCAAGCTCGACCAGTCGGACAAGGTGGTGGTGCTGTGGTCATCGAGCGCGGTGCGCTCGGAATGGGTGACCGACGAAGCCACGAAGGGCCGCGACGCGGGCAAGCTTATCCCCGTCACGCTCGATGGCACCCAACCCCCAATGGGCTTTCGCCAGCACCAAATGATCGATGCAAGCCAGTCCGATTTCACGGCTGGAGACACCGCGATGCAGGCGCTCATCAAGGCGCTGTGGGCGGAGGGTGTGTCCGAATGGGCGGGCGACCTTCCGCCGGGCGAGACACGCGTTTCGCGCCGCAGCTTGCTGATTGGCGGCGGCGTGGTAAGCGCGCTGGTCGCAGGCGGCGGCCTTGTCGCCTTTGGGGACAAGATATTCGGCCCCGGTCCGAACGATCGCAGCATCGCCGTGCTCCCGTTCAGCAATCTGAACGAGGATAGCGAACAGGCCTATTTCTCGACCGGGCTCGCAGAAGAATTGCGCACCCGGCTTGGGCTGCACCCCGATATCCTGGTCGCCGCGCAGACCAGTTCGGAAACGGTGGCAGAGCTCCAGTTGGATGCCCAGCAGATCGCATCGCGTCTGAAAGTCGCCAACGTCCTCGAAGGCAGCGTTCGACGCGGTGACGGGCTCGTGCGCGTAGTCTTGCGCCTGGTAGACGGCCGTGACGGGTTCGAACGCTGGAGCGATAGTCTTGA
This window contains:
- a CDS encoding sterol desaturase family protein codes for the protein MSLDYLTEFPLWLGIVIALGVVALMEITAYATHRWVMHGPLGWGWHESHHQERLGLFEKNDLYAVVFAGLAISLFAGATFAQIGWLFWIAVGITLYGILYFIAHDGLVHQRWPFRIVPKGGYMQRLYQAHRLHHAVDGREGCVSFGFIYAPPIRVLKDQLKRNAAVTDRSARTNIQA
- a CDS encoding FMN-binding glutamate synthase family protein; this encodes MSNVAETLAVIFIWVVGLLLLLGVVLFVIDITQTRDAVRRNYPVIGRFRHIFSELGEFFRQYFFAMDREEMPFNRAQREWVDRAASGKGNTLAFGSTKNLQPVGTPIFVNCAWPTLDEDAVEADALMIGEGSRIPYLAPSYFNISAMSYGSLSKPAIRALSLGAAKAGCWLNTGEGGLAPYHLEGDCDVIFQIGTAKYGVRTEDGELSDEKLKEVAAHPQVRMFELKLSQGAKPGKGGILPAEKVNEEIANIRGIRPHEASISPNRHPEIDSIEDLSAMIQRLRDVTGKPVGIKFVVGAYGWLLSYFEHISKGYPNDAPDFITVDSGDGGTGAAPMPLMDNVGLTIRESLPMVVDLRNQFGLKDRIRIVASGKMVTPGDVAWALATGADFVNSARGFMFSIGCIQAMKCNTNRCPTGVTTHDKRLQRGLVPEEKADKVANFVDNMRTEVGTIAHSCGVHSPRGLKRHHVRIVCPDGLSRPMDELHPAPARQS